A window of the Miscanthus floridulus cultivar M001 chromosome 14, ASM1932011v1, whole genome shotgun sequence genome harbors these coding sequences:
- the LOC136504481 gene encoding translation initiation factor eIF2B subunit delta-like codes for MDIRRAPPSRAASGGVEPRFRQVGFVTATEPARGPVAPAAASPTASDGLSPVMIPPPLIPVPAPASESLMPSSPPPASSYLLEVVSDLEDYADDDDIDVSWARPPPPALPEPNKRDLTETKNEHAPTSVAQKPKLSKAERRAIQESQRAAKAAAKEAGLKPTAMASDASTKISKQPKTAKTSLKKVVNQVNPPVASDKKTGERPPDKDRKKDIPQPRMQFDDAHRVVKAKKRSVVSQSEARNRVELFRHLPQYAHGTQLPDLESKFLQPDLMHPSVYKVGLQYLSGDISGGNARCIAMLLAFREAINDYSMPAEKILNRDLTAKISSYVSFLIECRPLSISMGNAIRFLKNRITKLPLALSESEAKVSLQSDIDRFINEKIIVADKVIVSHAVTKIRDDDVLLTFGSASVVEMIFDHAHELGKKFRVVVVDSRPNHEGQRLLRRLVAKGISCTYTHINAVSYIMQEVTRVFLGASSVLSNGTVYSRVGTASVAMVAHAFGVPVLVCCEAYKFHERVQLDSICFNELGDPDAISRVPRDESLSHLKNWAENENLHLLNLKYDITPSDYVSMLITDYGMLPPTSVPVIVREYRREHVWI; via the exons ATGGACAtccgccgcgcgccgccgtcgcGCGCCGCGTCGGGCGGGGTGGAGCCGCGGTTCCGCCAGGTGGGCTTCGTCACGGCCACCGAGCCCGCGCGGGGGCCCGTGGCGCCCGCGGCCGCGTCGCCGACCGCGTCCGACGGCCTCTCCCCCGTCATGATCCCGCCCCCGCTCATCCCCGTCCCCGCCCCCGCGTCTGAGTCCCTCATGCCTTCATCCCCGCCCCCGGCCTCCTCGTATCTCCTCGAGGTGGTCTCCGACCTTGAAGACTacgccgacgacgacgacatcGACGTGTCCTGGGCGCGCCCACCCCCGCCCGCATTGCCAG AACCAAACAAGCGAGATCTTACTGAAACAAAGAATGAACATGCTCCAACTTCAGTTGCACAGAAACCAAAGCTTTCTAAAGCAGAGAGACGTGCCATTCAGGAGTCTCAGCGTGCTGCCAAAGCTGCTGCCAAGGAGGCAG GTTTAAAACCAACAGCCATGGCTTCTGATGCTAGCACCAAAATATCAAAGCAACCCAAGACAGCAAAGACATCTCTGAAGAAAGTTGTGAACCAAGTTAACCCTCCAGTTGCTTCTGATAAGAAGACTGGTGAACGCCCACCTGACAAAGATAGAAAGAAAGATATTCCTCAACCCCGTATGCAATTTGATGATGCACATCGGGTGGTGAAAGCAAAGAAGCGTTCAGTTGTTAGCCAATCAGAAGCTCGAAACAGGGTCGAACTGTTCAGACATCTGCCTCAATATGCACATGGCACTCAACTTCCTGACCTTGAGTCAAAATTTCTTCAACCTGATCTAATGCATCCTTCTGTGTACAAG GTTGGACTTCAGTATCTGTCTGGTGACATATCGGGTGGCAATGCTCGCTGTATAGCAATGCTTCTTGCATTCAGAGAGGCAATAAATGATTACTCCATGCCTGCTGAAAAAATTCTGAATAGGGATCTTACTGCTAAAATCAGTAGCTATGTGTCATTTCTCATTGAGTGCAGGCCTCTTTCAATCAGCATGGGCAACGCTATTAGATTTTTGAAGAACAGGATTACCAAGCTACCACTTGCATTGTCAGAGTCTGAAGCTAAAGTTAGTCTTCAATCTGACATTGATCGCTTTATAAATGAGAAGATAATAGTTGCAGATAAGGTCATTGTTAGTCATGCTGTCACAAAAATCAGAGATGACGATGTCCTATTGACATTTGGGTCAGCCTCTGTTGTTGAAATGATTTTTGACCATGCTCATGAACTTGGAAAGAAGTTTCGTGTTGTGGTGGTAGATTCTCGTCCAAACCATGAGGGACAAAGATTGTTGCGCCGATTAGTTGCAAAGGGTATCAGTTGCACATATACACACATAAATGCTGTATCATACATCATGCAGGAGGTTACAAGAGTGTTTTTGGGCGCCTCTTCAGTACTATCAAATGGTACTGTCTACTCCAGAGTTGGGACAGCTTCGGTTGCTATGGTTGCACATGCTTTTGGAGTTCCTGTTCTAGTGTGCTGTGAGGCATACAAGTTTCATGAGAGGGTTCAACTCGATTCTATATGCTTTAATGAACTTG GTGACCCAGATGCTATTTCAAGAGTTCCTAGGGATGAAAGTTTGAGCCATCTCAAAAACTGGGCTGAGAACGAAAATCTTCACCTTCTGAATCTTAA GTATGATATCACCCCTTCCGATTATGTTTCAATGCTCATAACAGATTATGGAATG CTCCCACCTACTAGTGTACCAGTCATTGTAAGAGAGTACCGCAGGGAGCACGTTTGGATATAG